The Polypterus senegalus isolate Bchr_013 chromosome 7, ASM1683550v1, whole genome shotgun sequence genome segment atttttgaaCCACAAACAGAACAGTACTGTGGAGTGAACaaactgaactaaaaaaaataacttcactGCATAAAATGTAATCTACCTATacaaatctcaataatcttgcaAATGTGTCCCCTGTGAAAATTAGACACTCAATTGACGACCTGGGGGTTGGGGCTTCAAGTGTCACAAGGCAAAGACACATTATTAATGATCAAGGGGTTTGGAAGATTGGAGAACCCCATGAAGCAATGGCGGGGCATGCTGCTAAGCTATGAAACACATTTGACACGCTTTGTCCCCctataacacctgcactgcagttcaaaaacagatgctcTGCACTGTTAAAATTGCTGCAGTACTGCCAGGACCATTAGGAATTAGGGATGGGCTGACCGTAAGCAGCAGATGTTGcatccatttcagttcctcacctGGCAAAAGTGATAATCAAACCTTCAAGTCAGTGACGATTAGGGCGTACATtgaaatcaatactagaccttGCTCTTCTCTATGGATCATTCTAAGGTCCAAATTCCCTtgtattaaaaaaagttattcatcCTTACAAGCAATCTTTCCACAGCAAGGAACCCGCAAGAATGCGCATTTCTgcagctcattcacaggtgacaattgcacACGATGCTTGATCATTTTCAAATCACAGAACAGGAGCAGTATCTAATAAATAACCTACAAATGATTGCACATTGCAAGACGCTGATTGTATCATGATAAAGCAGAACAATGCACCTTGCTTAGTTTTAGTGAAATGCGATGCTGCCGTTGCTTTGTTGCACCACAAGAAATGCCATCTCGATCCTCCTGGGGGTGCAGGCACCTCAGATTGTGAACCCCTGACCTATCTGGACCTTGAAGGAATGTGTTCACCATGGAAAAATTTTTTTGACAAAGCCAGACACTTTTTCTGAAAGCAGGCCCTGATGTGCATATCCTGCTGCTCTTTGTTGCCGCACTACTGAAGTGAACCTTTAATTCAGATATCTCATTCCACCACAGAGGCACCTGTAACAATATTTGAAACATATTTGAATGTTACACTGAAATAAGAAGTGATTTATTAGAGGGTTACTCAAGTTTTAGCGTGTTGTGTCTATGCACTTGTATGATGTGAGAGGAACTCAAGTACAGAAATCTTTGAAAGCTAACGAGTGTTTGACATGGCTTCAACACAAGAACATGTTTGTTGAAACATGGTGGCACCAGTATGGCAACATACCGAGTTTTGgtaaaactgaagagaaaaaaaaagaatcggAAGCTATTACAGCCAACGTAAGCTGCACAAGACGTAAAGAATCCCAATTGCCAGTTTCCAATGGGATCCCAAGGTAAAGACAAAGAGCGTTTGTGAgtagaattaaacattttataagaCAGTGAATACAATTGTTCATTGGCGAAGATGAGAAGTGTACTGAAGCCTACTGGAAAAAACAGACTTTGATGATTCTAATTAAACCCTTACCTGGAGAAGATGGAAGGAAGAATTCACTCTGTATAAAGACCTTACAGTGGGTGATGAAACAGAGGAGTACCAAGTGAAACTTTTACATTACCTAATTGGTGAATAAAGGCAGAGAAGTGTACCAAACTCTGTGGGTTGGTACAGAAGGGGGTGTTATTCATACTGTAGATGAGGTTGTAGCAGTACTAGACAGATTTTGCGATcccaagaaaaattaaacaatagaaaaatacaatttctttACATGCAGTTTGAGCCAGGATGAGAGCCTGGACAAATATTGAACGGAATGGAAGACTCTTGCTGGCACATCGAACTTAGGGGTGATCACAGACTCTCTTATCTGAGACAGAATAGTGTGAGGGAAATGGGACTCCCATTTAAGACAGTATCTACTCAGAGACCCTAACCTTATCCTTGATAAGTGTATGCAGGTAGGAAAAGCTGCAGAGCTGTTGAGACAAAGAGTGAAAGTCATTGAAACTCAGACTTCCACAACAGAACAAATTATGTCAGCAAATAAAAGCAGAGACGAAAAGGAGAACCCCTTGGTGAAAGAGGCATGATACAATGCAGATACTGTGAGAGGAAGCACGAGCGCAACAAGTAGAAATGCCCTGCCTACCGGCAAAAGTTCAAACAGTATGGCGAAAACTTTGCAGTTCTTTGTAAAGATACAGGGATAAACAAATAAGCAGCAGTCCTCACTATGGGACATGCTGATGCTGATACAGAAGTGAGGATGAAGTAATGACTATCACCTTGGGCACTGGGTCAGGGAGCATTAACATGGTGCATTCCAGCACAACTGTTTATGCAGTAAAGCATGTCAACAAAAAGCCAGTCTGATTTCAGTTGCATTCTGGTGCTACTTGCAAAATAATTCCATCAAATATACTGAAGGGCACAGAGATGCATGCTTGCAACCAGGTATTAGTAAAGTACAATGAAACAACTCTAACACCACTTGGGAGGTTAATTTTAGAAATCACTAAACCGCACAATGGATAAAGAAACAAACTGGATTTCATTGTAGTTGAGAAAGGTGTATACAAGCCCATCCTAGGTGGTAAGGCATGCCAAGAAATGGAGTTGATTACAGTGATTCATCAGAATTTTATGGCGATTGACAAGGCAAAAGTATGGATGAGGGAACAGATAGAACTGGATGCTGATGTCTTTCATGAAGATGGTATTTTTGAAGGAAAACTGAAACTTGAAGTGGACAATAGTGTGGAACCTGTGAAATTATCAAAAAGAAGTGTTCCCACAGCCCTTTATGAACTATTCAAGGAAGAATTAAAAGACCTACAGACAAAAAGTATTACAGCTCTAGTGGACAAAAGCACAGAGTAGATTAGTAAGATTGTGGTAGTGCAGAAACAATCAGGAAACTAGAAGTGTGCATTGATCCCAAATCTTTAAACAGGGTGTTCAGGAGAAGCCATTATGTATTTGCCTAGAATTGAGGATGTATTGCCTAATCTGATAAAGCACATGTATTCTCTGTTTGTGATGTGAAAAATTGATTCTGGCATGTGGAGTTGGAAGAATAATCCAGCTACTGCACCACATTTGCCACGCCAATGGTTCGCTACAGTTGGCTATGTATGCCAAAGGGAATTAGCCCAGCACGTATAGAATTCCAGGAGTCAAAACTATTGCAGAGGAAATACTTATTGTGGGTGAGAGAGATAACAATGAggaagaaatgtttttaaacagattCAGGCTGAACCCAGGCAAACTGCACCTCTGGTTGAAAGAAGTCCCCTACATAGGTCACCTCCTCATAGCTGAGGCAGTAACGATTGACCCGAAGAAAGTGACAGCCATTAGACAGATGCCAAGACCTAACCTAAAGATGTCATGGGAATACAGCATCTTCTGGGCATAGTTAACTGTCCTCTATGGAAGAAAAATTGGACTTAGGCTTCATATAGGCATTTAGGATAAAGTGTTTGgatatgctttccatattaaaatatagcatccaCCTTTTGAAGTATAAaaaggttaataaatgtcaggaaaccagataaaggtcaaatgaacaacaaagacaagaatATACCAGGAGCaggttgatgtaatacaccaaatgtatgattaaaagatcagcagatgtcctgtaaacaataaaactggacagttgtcacatacacagagatgTCAAGAGTAATATCTAAACTAAGAGATATTGAAGAACAACGGCATAATGGAGAATGATATTTATTTAGGCTGATTGTGCTCTATGCTAAacacctcatgtcttttaacTAGAGtatgatacagtatgtaaacatTTATCAGCACTGTTATATAAATTCAGTTATCAATAAGTATGAGCTTCTGCTTTCATTAAGTAACATTCTCATGCGATAACAGACTGCTGCGAGAAATGCTCCCTCCTCAGCAAGGTGCTGCAGGTGTAATAAATCACACAGATGGACAAgcatttctcctgcctgattactgaataaAAGGTTTAAtcagatttgtcctgttagaggataagtttcttgcTGTCCTGTTAAagaataagtttctttctttaattaagaagtGATTTTTACAACACTTGCCAGATTCTGCAACCACACCTCTGTGTTATGCGagcccttacagcttacttacaaagatGCATTGTGGGAATGGATGGAAGTTCATGAATAGGCATCTGAAAGGTCAAAGAGGTTATCTCAGAGGCCCCAGTGTTAAAGTATTTCAACCCATTGTAACAACTTACCCTACAATGTGATGCATCAGAAAGCGGGCTTGGAGAAGCCTTGATGCAAGAAGGACAACCCATTGCATATGCAAGTAGAGCACTGACAAACTGGAAAGGATTATGCACAAATTGAAAAAGAGTTGCTGGCAGCAGTGCTAGAAATGGAAATGTTTCACCATTTCATGTAGACATGAAGCCATATAATGAGGAAACCCCTACTAAGTGCACCATAAAGGCTGCAATGCATGATTATGAGACTCCAGTGGTATCACGTCAAGCTTCCTTATAGGCCAGAAAAGCAGAGCCTATCTTAACATCCACAACAGGGGATCGGTGGACTATGAAGTGGAGTTGTACTTGACTGTATCAAGTGAGAGACTGAAGACTATTCAGAGACCCACTGAATTAGACAATGAGCTTCAAGCCTTAAAGAATGTGATTCTGCATGGTTGGCTGGAAGTGAAGGAACATCTGCCTATTAACATAACCAACTACTTCCACAATCAGGATGAGTCTAATGTACAAAACAGAGTAATTTTTTACAGCTGAAAGATTTATCATACCAGCAGCCCTAAAACTGGAAATGATGCAAAGGGTCCATTCTCCTCATATTGGAACTGAAATATACCTGAGACAAGGCCATAACTGTACTTATTGGCCAGGCATGAATGCACAGTTGAAAACATTCATGGAACTATGCAGTAAATATTCAGTGGTTGTGGGGGGGATTAAACAGCAGAAAGAAACCCTGAGAACTCATGGACAACCAACATGGCCCTGGGAAGAATAGGGACTGATTTGTTCCACCTCAATGATAGAGACTACCTGAAAACAGTGGATTACCTATCTAACTTCTGGGAAGTGGAATATTTAGAATACACGAACTCAGAACAGTTTGTCATTATGGAATCCTGGAGATAGTGTTCTCTGACAATGGCCCCCAGTATTTGTCAGAAGAATTCAAAAAAAGTCATCAAAACCTGGGACTTCACACACAAAACACCCGCAGCTGGAAAGTTGAGGGGGCAGTGAAAACAGTAGAAAGGCTGATGGCCAAGGCAAAAAGTGCTGGAAGTGATTCATACCTAAGAATGCTGGATCACAGAAATATACCCTGCCAAGGAACAGATAGCAGCCCAGCAATGGCACTGATGGGCAGATGCACTAATACTGCTGCCAATGAGTGACAGCTTACTACAACCAGTAAAGACAGAGGGTAAGCAGTCGAGGTATGCAAGCAGCCAGCTGCAACAGAGTCAATATTATGGCACCTCAGCTAAAGATCTCCCAAAGGAAGAAGTAAGAAACCAACCACTCGCAGGGAAAACACACTGTTGACCAAAGGAGACAGTAGTGAGACCTGTGGAACAGCAATCATATGAAGTTGAGATGGATAATGGGCAAATTGTGAAGAGGAACAGAAGCCACCTATGGTGCAGCAAAGAAACAGAAGATGGCTTTCCTACCATGGGAGAGCCAATTCCAGAAAAACAAGACCCAGACAATCACAGACCTTGGAAAGAGGGGATAGCTGCTATGATGAAGAAATAACACACTACGCAGATGACCAAAACGTTGAAAATCAGATACCTTTAAAATATGGTACGTTCAATGGTAGGACCATTCTGATGCCAGCTTATTTCAAAGATTTTGAATGAGTTTTCAAATCCATAAGTCTGTTTGTAATTActacaataattattattgttattattggtaTTGTGATAACTAGTAGTGTTATCTGGTATTATTTTCCTTGTTGTTTAGACTTCCAAAGTATATTAATaagtgaacatttaaaaaaaaccgTAACAATATATTGAACATATTTGAATGTTACACTGATTTATTAGAGAGTTATGTAAGTTTTAGCGCGTTGTGTCTACGTACTCGTATCTTAAATAGTAGAACTTGCTTACTGAAACAGTGTCTACTGTGCCTGCTGTCAATGCCCATGGCGCTCTTCCTATTGGAATGACAGTTGTAATTAGTTATGCAGCACGtacttttatttacagtacattttacatataatataaCACGTAGATCTCGGAATACTAACAGTGGAGtatcttatgtgtgtgtgtgtgtgtgtgtgtgtgtgtgtgtgtgtgtgtgtgacagtgtgCTGATGAGTGCAACTGCGCCGTGTCTTGCCAGGTTTAAATTCtgggtccagcagaccctctTAACTCAAAGTATGAGTGAATCCAACCTGCTCTGCTACAGTTGGTTTGTTATCATCGTTTACAATGACAGGATGCATAGACCTCAACTTGCAAAGAATAGATGATGGATTATTACAAAGATGTGAGATGTCCTCCGCAATATATTCACTACAGTTTTTATGGCAATTCTAAGTGGAAATTATTCCAGGCCAGATCTCATATGCGATCCTTCCATTGCATCTCTCAAACTTATTTGCCAATCTAAAATATATGACGCTCTTTTTTAATTCaagatacttttttaatttgaTCTGAACCCGGGTGCACATTGTACGCAAAGTACGAATAACCCCTTAGTCAATCCAGCCACAGGACCTCACTATCAGCGGTAGTGATATATTTGATTGTGATAGTCTTTTCTTTTAACAAACTCGTTAATTTTGTGcggcaaaaataatacaaatataaagtatTCATAATTGAAATATCTTATCACATAATGGAATAATATAATATGTCCCATGGTAATTTAAGGATGTCATCTTTCTCAAATGTGATCGCCTATTTTATTACAAAGTAGAAGGGTAAGCCTTTATTTTCGGTCTACTCGGTTTTAATTAACTTAGAACAAAGGGAAGATTTAAGGAGAAATGAGGAGGctgaatttttaaagtttttttaatctATAACACTGGGACTCTGGAACCCCAAAGAACtgtctattagatagatagatagatagatagatagatagatagatagatagatagatagatagatactttaaatgCGATCGCAAGAAAAGATCAGAATCAATAATGATgataaaatataacatatttattaatgtattatgaGCAAGGCgtcttattttattaaaactattGTTTGTCGagttagttgtgtttttttagacatcagacattGGAAGCAGCTTACGAAACCATCTCGCCGtagcagagaaaaataaatagtttagcAGGCGTCATTGAACTGTCAGTTTGTGTAACGTTAATACAAATGGCCAGGAGATGTCACTATTAAGGCGAGAGTCAAAATGCTTCAAAGCCTCGACGCGGTTTCTGACACAATTGCTTTAAATGTGGGCACTTCATGATGTTTCACTCCGCCCATCATTGCCTACACAATGCAGCCGCTTCAAATCCATACAGTACATCTCGTTTCTCCTAGCTACTGAGCGGCGCAATACGTAACACCATGCGCAGCAAAACGTGACCAATCAGTGATTGGTTGTGACTCACACCGCAGTCATATGGTTAACGCTACAAATATCATGTGGATTATTGAGTCAGTGTTTTAAGTTTAGGCCGAACGAGGAAGTGGTGTTGGTTTCTAACGTAACTTTTTGAAGAATGAGACATGTTGATCTGAGATATTACAGGTTGCGCTGTGTAAACCAGGACCGTTTTCTTTGTATAGTGTCTCTCACTGGCTAGGTGGGTTGGATTTAGTAACTTTATAAAGCGCCTACTCCATTCTTTAGTCTTCCCTTTTGAAACTTGTTAACTtaccaattttaagaaaaaatactTGAGTAGAGCGGTGTCAATTATTCTAAACAAAGACAAGAAGCCTCATGATAAAAATGCCGTTTTTTGCCCAAAACTGATTCTCACCGATGACAAGTGGGGGTATTTACTGAAAGGAAAAAAGCAGGGATCTGAATCGATTAAAAAAATACTATCCGCCTTTGTTCATCACCGTCAATGAAAATGTATACTCTTCAAAAGTGACCTGACTTCGAACGCCGTTGTTTTGCCACGCACCAGCTCGCCCATTTGGACAGTTTCATCTCtaagagatttaatgcttttgtgttttgaTAGAATCATAGTGTACCTGTGGAATTGTTGGGTTAGTCAACAGAGTGTACTTTCTGGcacgctaaaaaaaaaaagatttccgtAGCTGATATCgtgcttaaaaactgacacttaCTTGAATGGTTATGTTGCGTTCTTTGAATAAATTAGCGGAGATACTGCAAATTGGAATAATAGGTAGGGATATTCATTACACATTTTCGCAGAAAATTGTTCTTATGACATATAGCACTCAGCTGGCTGGCGAGTTAAATACAGAGATACTGGGCGGCTCGGAGATTACGTTCGCAGGCACAGCACGTGTGTAGAGTATAATTTCAGgtcgttgatggtgatgaacaattgaggatagtatttgCGGACTTTTAACCCAGGTTTTAATGCATGTCCATATAATACATGCTTATTTCCATTAAATCAGTgtattcaaagtcaacagtcgttGCGATCGTTTCATTTTTACTTCGACATGACCGTGCATCATATGTTATGCCAATTTGACCCCTTAATACATTGGCCTCCTTTTCAGCTCGTATTTTAGAAGGACATTCAAATTCAGTTTGTACTTgatcaagtagtattttgttaaaagttcggGTTTAAGGTCCTTGTTTAAGTTTATACTATGCCATTAATTTAAAATTCCTTAAGGTTGATTATGTGATTAACTTTACGATTCAGTGTCTGTTTACGTCAGGATTATTGTTAGATTCAATTAATCgcggttattttcatatatgtgattaatttttaatAGATTCCCAGCCCACTGTGTGTGTCTAGATAGATATAtacctctgtatatatatatatatatatatatatatatatatatatatatatatatatatagatatatagatatatagatatatagatatatatatatatatagatatatatatatatagatagatagatatatacctctgtatatatatatatatatatatatatatatatatagagagagagagagagagagagagagagaagagtatTTCATTTGGTATATGGGGAGATATGAAaaatttaatctttatttaattaagaaaatgttgcCTTAATACTGTCAGAACGTCCGCTTTAATCACTGTTGTTTGTGTAGCAGTGATAGGATTTACAAATGTGGGATTTAAAAACCTTTTCTtggatttaataatatttattagggTTAAAAAATACTGTAGCATTAACTTAACATATTTACCTTAAGTACTACTAAATATCTGCACATCTTTCAAAAGTGAATCACTGGGCCACTGTGATAAGTCTTTTCAGCCTGTTGAATTGTATCTTTAAATATTATGGCATACTTGAAGTTTTACAAATTAGACACATATCATGTAAATTTTTTTCCTAAGTAATAATAGCATTATTTTTCTTCATAACATTAAATGTTtagtactgtatactgttttcattttttaaaaaagttttttttttcctcgtaAATTCTAGTTAATCGTATAGGCAGGTACACTCTCTCCCATTGTCTTATTATTTTGTCCTGCATTTCAAAGGAGTGATGGCCTCTGATGGAAACACCTCAGTTTTGATAGGAACCATGGATGATATCATACAGAGGACCCGCATTACTACGCTGATTCAAGGCAGGGAAGTGGTAGTCTTTTACCACAAAGGAGAATTTTACGCAATGGATATGCGCTGTTATCGTGAGTATGAATGTACTTTTGCTTAATGATAAATTCACTACAGTACCacaaatgttttgatattgtttttttgtctttcaacAAGTCAGTATTTTTCCCCTTAGAGTGCAAAACTTAAGTAATTTGCAATGCCGTGCTGTTGTAAGTTCATCTAGGCTTTATCCAAGACTTGCTAATACTGACCTTAGTTGTTAGTGTCATTACAACAATCTTACTCTTTACTTAGCATAAATCTACATTTAATTCCACAGATGCAGGAGGTCCATTGCACTTGGGAGACATAGAGGCAAGTTAAACAATTTCTTTGCGTTTTTAAAAAAGAGAGGTAATACAGCCGTGTCATTATATGTTGGTGGAAGCaggatattttcttgttttacatCGGACACCTCACACAACTTTCTGATCACAACTCAAGGTCACAaggaaaaaaattgtattgtctCTTTATGAAGTGGAAAAATAGCTGTGAATAGCAAAAAGACATTCTCTTGAATATCTTTCACTTGCAATcattaaactaattttaaaaaaaggtaattatttacagtataatattgtattttgtttacatGAAAAAATTCTGTCACATTAGGTTCAAACAAGTCACTATTTGTATTTGACATGAAAATTGTGCTCCACGAGCATATCCTTTTTTTAGGGTGAAAAAATAGTAAATGGTGGATCACACACAATAAAGAAAGCTGAAAGCCTAAATCTAATTCACAGAAAAGTTAGCTTTAAGATTTGAAACTTAAATTACTAGCTGCATGTTGCAAAGAGAAAGAGATATACAACAAATATCCTTAGCAGTGCAGAAAAGAagcaaagtacagggatatttGTGTGAAGTattgaataaaaatgatttaaatagttGAATGCTTATCGGTTTTGTATTATGTAGTATATAATAATATTGCAAGTAGAAAAATAATGGTTGCATAAAGATTATGTTCTTCACCTTTTTTATAATTAACCTCAATCCTTTAACCTTCTGAAAAATATGCACTAGATTTATCAATTATTTATCAGTAATACCTCTTCTGAAATTATTCCAGACTTCCGAAGATATCTCTGGTTATAAAATTAATTGGTGAAATAGTGTCTGGTTTTTGTAA includes the following:
- the rfesd gene encoding Rieske domain-containing protein isoform X3, which encodes MVMLRSLNKLAEILQIGIIGVMASDGNTSVLIGTMDDIIQRTRITTLIQGREVVVFYHKGEFYAMDMRCYHAGGPLHLGDIEDIDGKVCIICPWHKYKITLTDGEGLYEACNPSDFSTKWCSKGISSAPVGGPAPEVCPYEEENFVFF
- the rfesd gene encoding Rieske domain-containing protein isoform X4, producing the protein MVMLRSLNKLAEILQIGIIGVMASDGNTSVLIGTMDDIIQRTRITTLIQGREVVVFYHKGEFYAMDMRCYHAGGPLHLGDIEDIDGKVCIICPWHKYKITLTDGEGLYEACNPSDFSTKWCSKGIIS